A stretch of the Comamonas testosteroni TK102 genome encodes the following:
- a CDS encoding MFS transporter: MGSAVGYAMDGFDLLILGFMLSAISKDLNLTPGQAGSLVTWTLIGAVFGGIVFGMLSDKYGRIRVLTWTIVLFAVFTGLCAFAQGYWDLLIYRTIAGIGLGGEFGIGMALAAEAWPARHRARVSSYVALGWQLGVLGAAILTPLLLPSIGWRGMFLVGVIPAVVAWVIRNKLHEPEVFVARSKKEQPSAMQCLKLLMKDKATRKISLGVIVLTSVQNFGYYGIMIWMPSFLSKQMGFSLTKSSVWTAVTIIGMSLGIWVFGQLADRIGRKPTFLIFQVGSVISVLAYSQLTDATAMLWVGAIMGLCVNGMMGGYGAVISEAYPTEARATAQNVLFNIGRAVGGLGPVVIGALAMAYSFQVAIALLAAIYVLDMLATVFLIPELKGKELQ, encoded by the coding sequence ATGGGCTCGGCCGTCGGCTACGCCATGGACGGCTTTGACCTGCTGATTCTGGGCTTCATGCTCTCGGCCATCTCCAAGGACCTGAACCTCACGCCCGGCCAGGCTGGCTCTCTCGTGACCTGGACCTTGATCGGCGCCGTCTTCGGCGGCATCGTCTTCGGCATGCTCAGCGACAAGTACGGTCGCATCCGTGTGCTGACCTGGACGATTGTGCTGTTTGCCGTCTTTACCGGCCTGTGTGCTTTCGCACAAGGCTATTGGGACCTGCTGATCTACCGCACCATTGCCGGCATCGGCCTGGGGGGAGAGTTCGGCATCGGCATGGCCCTGGCCGCCGAAGCCTGGCCCGCACGCCATCGCGCACGCGTCTCGTCCTATGTGGCACTGGGCTGGCAGCTGGGCGTGCTGGGCGCAGCCATACTGACCCCGCTGCTGCTTCCTTCCATCGGCTGGCGCGGCATGTTTCTGGTCGGCGTGATTCCCGCTGTCGTGGCCTGGGTCATCCGCAACAAGCTGCATGAGCCCGAAGTGTTCGTGGCGCGCAGCAAGAAGGAGCAGCCCTCGGCCATGCAATGCCTGAAGCTGCTGATGAAGGACAAGGCCACGCGCAAGATCAGCCTGGGCGTGATCGTGCTGACCTCGGTGCAGAACTTCGGCTACTACGGCATCATGATCTGGATGCCCAGCTTTCTGTCCAAGCAGATGGGCTTCAGCCTGACCAAGTCGTCGGTGTGGACGGCCGTCACCATCATCGGCATGTCGCTGGGTATCTGGGTCTTCGGCCAGCTGGCCGACCGCATCGGCCGCAAGCCCACTTTCCTGATCTTCCAGGTCGGTTCCGTGATCTCGGTGCTGGCCTATTCCCAGCTCACCGATGCCACGGCCATGCTGTGGGTGGGAGCCATCATGGGCCTGTGTGTCAACGGCATGATGGGCGGCTATGGTGCCGTCATCAGCGAAGCCTATCCCACCGAAGCCCGCGCCACGGCACAGAACGTGCTGTTCAACATCGGCCGCGCCGTCGGCGGCCTGGGCCCGGTCGTCATCGGTGCGCTGGCCATGGCCTACTCCTTCCAGGTGGCGATTGCGCTGCTGGCCGCCATCTATGTGCTGGACATGCTGGCCACGGTGTTTCTGATTCCTGAGCTCAAGGGCAAGGAACTTCAGTAA
- a CDS encoding enoyl-CoA hydratase yields the protein MAYETIEVRVEAEKVGIITLNRPKQLNALNDQLMDELGDALRKFDADKSIGCMIITGSERAFAAGADIGAMAKYSFADAYGGDYITRNWETIRSIRKPVIAAVSGFALGGGCELAMMCDFIIAADNAKFGQPEIKLGVIPGAGGTQRLPRAVGKAKAMDMALTARMMDATEAERAGLVSRVVPFDKLMEETLGAAIIISGFSQLAVMAAKESVNRAFESGLSDGVMFERRLFHALFATQDQKEGMDAFVNKRPANFTHQ from the coding sequence TTGGCCTACGAAACCATCGAAGTCCGCGTGGAAGCGGAAAAAGTCGGCATCATCACGCTGAACCGTCCCAAGCAGCTCAATGCCCTGAACGACCAGCTCATGGACGAACTGGGCGATGCGCTCAGGAAGTTCGATGCCGACAAAAGCATTGGCTGCATGATCATCACCGGCAGCGAACGTGCTTTTGCCGCCGGTGCCGATATCGGAGCCATGGCCAAGTACAGCTTTGCCGACGCCTATGGCGGCGACTACATCACGCGCAACTGGGAAACCATTCGCAGCATCCGCAAGCCCGTGATTGCCGCCGTCAGCGGCTTTGCCCTGGGCGGTGGCTGCGAGTTGGCAATGATGTGCGACTTCATCATCGCCGCCGACAATGCCAAGTTCGGCCAGCCCGAAATCAAGCTGGGCGTGATTCCCGGCGCCGGAGGCACGCAGCGCCTGCCGCGTGCCGTGGGCAAGGCCAAGGCCATGGACATGGCACTGACGGCCCGCATGATGGACGCCACGGAAGCTGAGCGTGCCGGCCTGGTCAGCCGCGTCGTGCCTTTTGACAAGCTCATGGAAGAGACACTGGGCGCCGCCATCATCATCAGCGGCTTCTCCCAGCTGGCCGTGATGGCAGCCAAGGAGTCCGTGAACCGCGCCTTCGAAAGCGGACTGTCCGACGGCGTGATGTTTGAGCGCCGCCTGTTCCACGCCCTGTTTGCCACCCAGGACCAGAAGGAAGGCATGGACGCCTTCGTGAACAAGCGCCCCGCCAACTTCACCCACCAGTAA